The following proteins are encoded in a genomic region of Pyrus communis chromosome 11, drPyrComm1.1, whole genome shotgun sequence:
- the LOC137709416 gene encoding UDP-arabinopyranose mutase 1-like — protein sequence MAVAKYKNAMVAHKRRTKARQEEKVLTIPKGTLFPMCVNLALCRELIGPAMYFGLMGDGQPIGRCDDMWVGWCMKISKITEE from the exons ATGGCTGTCGCAAAATACAAGAATGCAATGGTTGCTCATAAGAGGCGCACTAAAGCACGCCAAGAAGAAAAGG TTCTGACAATACCTAAGGGGACTCTATTTCCTATGTGCGTGAACTTGGCATTATGCCGTGAACTGATTGGACCAGCAATGTACTTTGGACTCATGGGTGATGGTCAGCCAATTGGAAGATGTGATGATATGTGGGTTGGCTGGTGCATGAAG ATATCTAAAATCACTGAAGAATGA